A single region of the Arvicanthis niloticus isolate mArvNil1 chromosome 28, mArvNil1.pat.X, whole genome shotgun sequence genome encodes:
- the Nup43 gene encoding nucleoporin Nup43 has protein sequence MEEIYAKFVSQKISKTRWRPVPSGSLQTTEIFATGSWDNEENCVSLWSIGDFGNLDSDGGFEGDHQLLCDIRHHGDVMDLRFFDQERIVAASSTGCVTVFLHHPNNQTLSVSQQWPAAHYHTGPGSPACSSAPCTGIVCDNPEIVTVGEDGRINLFRVDHKEAVRTIDNADSSTLHAVTFLRTPEIVTVNSIGQLKIWDFRQQGSDPCQILSLTGDRVPLHCVDRHPDQQHVVATGGQDGMLSIWDVRQGTMPVSLLKAHEAEMWEVHFHPSNPDHLFTCSEDGSLWHWDASTNAPEKSSLFHQGGRSSTFLSHSMNNQASVHQSLISSWLSTDPAKDRIEITSLLPSRTLSVNSLDVLGPCLVCGTDAEAIYVTRQLFS, from the exons ATGGAGGAAATTTATGCTAAGTTCGTGTCTCAGAAAATTAGCAAAACCCGTTGGCGGCCAGTGCCTTCCGGGAGCCTGCAGACCACAGAGATCTTCGCCACGGGCTCCTGGGACAATGAG GAAAATTGCGTTTCACTGTGGTCCATTGGAGATTTTGGAAACTTGGATTCTGACGGAGGGTTTGAAGGAGACCATCAATTACTGTGCGATATTAGACATCATGGGGATGTCATGGATTTACGG ttttttgacCAGGAAAGAATTGTAGCTGCTTCATCAACAGGCTGTGTAACCGTTTTTCTTCACCATCCAAATAACCAG ACTCTGTCCGTCAGTCAGCAGTGGCCTGCGGCTCACTACCATACAGGGCCTGGAAGTCCTGCATGTAGCAGTGCGCCATGTACAGGAATTGTATGCGACAACCCAGAAATCGTTACAGTTGGAGAGGATGGCCGAATAAATCTCTTCAGAGTTGATCACAAGGAGGCTGTAAGAACTATAG ATAATGCAGACAGCAGTACACTCCATGCTGTAACCTTCCTTCGAACTCCTGAGATTGTTACAGTAAATTCAATTGGACAGTTAAAAATATGGGATTTCAGACAACAAGGAAGTGACCCCTGTCAGATATTATCATT GACTGGTGACCGAGTGCCACTCCACTGTGTTGACAGACATCCGGACCAGCAGCATGTTGTAGCCACTGGTGGCCAGGATGGAATGTTGAGTATTTGGGATGTCAGACAAGGTACCATGCCTGTGTCATTACTGAAGGCTCATGAGGCTGAAA TGTGGGAGGTTCACTTCCACCCATCCAACCCAGATCATCTGTTTACTTGTTCTGAAGACGGATCCCTCTGGCACTGGGATGCCTCCACAAATGCCCCTGAAAAGTCTTCTCTCTTTCACCAAG GAGGAAGAAGTAGTACTTTCCTGTCACATAGCATGAATAACCAGGCCAGTGTTCATCAGTCTCTAATAAGTTCCTGGCTCAGCACAGATCCTGCCAAAGACCGAATTGAAATCACAAGCTTGCTTCCTAGCAGGACTCTGTCTGTAAACAGTTTGGATGTTTTAGGTCCCTGTCTTGTTTgtggaactgatgcagaagctatTTATGTTACCAGACAACTATTTTCATGA